From the genome of Deltaproteobacteria bacterium:
GGCCGCCGTGCGAAGCCGCGCGCGCGTGATCTCCTTGCCGAGCGCTTCCATCGTGTCGAACAACGGCGGCGATGCCGTGCGCCCGGTCACGACGAGGCGCAGCAGCATGAACAGATGTTTCGTCTTGATCTGCTTGTCGTCCGCAAACGCGCGCGTCGCGACCTCCAGCTCGGCCGCGCGAAATGCTTCCAGCGCGTCGTACCGGTCGACCAGCTCGAGCAGCAGCTTCCGCAGCTGCGCCGGCTTGATTCCCGGAATCGTCAGCTTCTCGGCCACCGGCGCGTAGTCGATCTCGCCGGCGAAGAAGTACCAGGCGGCGGGAATGAACTCGTCGAACCGCTTGATGCGCTCGCGAAACAGCGGCATCAGCCGGAGCAGGTAGTCGCGCCCGAGCCGCCAGTCGATGAGGGCGTCGGCGAGCTGCTCGTGGCTCAACTGATGGATGTACTGCTCGTTCATCCAACGCAGCTTGTCGAGATCGAACACCGGGCCGCCCACCGACACCTTGTCCCACGAGAACACGTCGATCATCTCGTCCAACGAAAACACCTCGCGATCGCCGCCGAACGAAAACCCCATGATGCCGAGGAAGTTGCGTAGAGCGTCCGGCAGGATGCCCACGTCGCGGTAGTAGTCGATCGACACGGGGTTCTTGCGCTTGCTGATCTTCGACTTGTCCGGGTTGCGCAACAGCGACATGTGGACCCACACCGGCTGCGGCCAGCCGAACGCGTCGTACAACAGCACGTGTTTCGGCGTCGACGAGATCCACTCCTCGGCCCGGATCACGTGCGTGATGCCCATGGCGTGGTCGTCCAC
Proteins encoded in this window:
- a CDS encoding glutamate--tRNA ligase — protein: MASERRDAGPARVRIAPSPTGDPHVGTAYIALFNYVFARKTGGQFVLRIEDTDRARSRADSERKILSALRWLGLTWDEGPDVGGPHGPYRQSERGPIYRDHAEQLIAAGKAYRCFCTPERLEQLRAEQRAAKAAFGYDRRCRGIDTGESRRRAEAGEPYTVRLAVPRDGTTTWHDRLRGPLSFDNAQVDDQILLKSDGMPTYHLANVVDDHAMGITHVIRAEEWISSTPKHVLLYDAFGWPQPVWVHMSLLRNPDKSKISKRKNPVSIDYYRDVGILPDALRNFLGIMGFSFGGDREVFSLDEMIDVFSWDKVSVGGPVFDLDKLRWMNEQYIHQLSHEQLADALIDWRLGRDYLLRLMPLFRERIKRFDEFIPAAWYFFAGEIDYAPVAEKLTIPGIKPAQLRKLLLELVDRYDALEAFRAAELEVATRAFADDKQIKTKHLFMLLRLVVTGRTASPPLFDTMEALGKEITRARLRTAAAWIAGR